The nucleotide window CCACGCAACGTCATGGCGCTGCGCAAGACCATGCCGCGGCTGGCGGGGGTATTTTCGGTCTCGCAATTCCTGCTGGACAACCTGGCACGGCATGGCATCACGCTGCCACACAGCCAGGTCATTCCCTCGGGCGTTGCAACGGACCTGTTCGTGCCGGGCGACAAGCAGCCCGGCAGCTTTCTGGCGGTGGGCCGGCTGATCGACAAGAAGGCCCCCGACATCACGCTGCGGGCCTTTCTGGCCGGCGCGGCAGAGCACCCCCATGCTCGGCTCGGCATCATCGGCGAGGGCCCGATGCTCGAGAGCCTGCGCCAGCGCATCGCCGCCTGCGGTATCGGCGAACGCGTCACTCTGCACGGGGCGCTGCCCCATGAGCAGGTACGCGAGATGCTGGCCCGCACCGAGGTGTTCGTTCAGCACTCGCTGACCGATGCCAAGGGAAATACCGAAGGCCTGCCCACCGCCGTGCAAGAGGCGCTGTCGGCAGGCTGCATCGTGCTCTCCACCCGCCATGCCGGTATCCCCGAGGCGGTGATCGAGGGCGAGACCGGTTATCTGGTGGCAGAGCATGACGAGGTAGGCTTTGCCAGGTTGATTCGCGGCGTGCTGGACGGCAGCCTGCCGGTGCAGGGCATGGCTGGGCGGGCGCG belongs to Frigidibacter mobilis and includes:
- a CDS encoding glycosyltransferase, translated to MRIAIATGCYYKPGETFVNRHIEHLFGGDTVVIANKLTGCNPFARPVIRRSRGGFRAADLWQQPLASALGKWRYGATSVPYGQTRRALEGFLRAERVAAILCEFGPEAVALAPVANAMALPIFTYFRGYDASKDLSKPRNVMALRKTMPRLAGVFSVSQFLLDNLARHGITLPHSQVIPSGVATDLFVPGDKQPGSFLAVGRLIDKKAPDITLRAFLAGAAEHPHARLGIIGEGPMLESLRQRIAACGIGERVTLHGALPHEQVREMLARTEVFVQHSLTDAKGNTEGLPTAVQEALSAGCIVLSTRHAGIPEAVIEGETGYLVAEHDEVGFARLIRGVLDGSLPVQGMAGRARALAVERFDNGRLLALLEQRLEALMPPAP